Proteins co-encoded in one Deltaproteobacteria bacterium genomic window:
- a CDS encoding nucleoside deaminase gives MMPHPCEIVLTTPDWFQRRVAELPEFLPNPEDRMRLVLEFARANVEHDTGGPFAAGVFERASGRLVAMGVNRVVPTSCSSAHAEIMALSLAQKRLQTYDLGSGALPEHELVVNWRPCAMCFGAVLWSGIRHLCIAGSGPELEELTGFDEGPIHPDWKNELTRRGIDVEEGLLRAEALELFRWFRSSGRVVYNARQS, from the coding sequence ATGATGCCCCATCCTTGTGAAATCGTTTTAACCACTCCGGACTGGTTCCAACGCCGCGTCGCGGAGCTTCCCGAATTCCTGCCCAACCCCGAGGACCGCATGCGCCTGGTCCTGGAATTCGCGCGCGCCAATGTCGAGCACGACACGGGAGGCCCTTTCGCGGCGGGAGTTTTTGAACGAGCCAGCGGTCGCCTCGTGGCCATGGGCGTGAACCGGGTCGTGCCCACCAGCTGCTCCAGCGCCCACGCCGAGATCATGGCTCTGTCCCTGGCCCAAAAACGGCTACAGACTTACGATCTGGGTAGCGGCGCTCTTCCGGAACACGAATTGGTGGTCAATTGGCGGCCGTGCGCCATGTGTTTCGGAGCCGTGCTCTGGTCCGGCATACGTCACCTGTGCATCGCCGGCAGCGGACCGGAATTGGAGGAGTTGACCGGCTTCGACGAAGGCCCCATTCATCCGGATTGGAAAAACGAACTGACCCGACGGGGTATCGACGTCGAGGAAGGGCTGCTCCGGGCCGAGGCCCTGGAGCTCTTCCGTTGGTTTCGATCCAGCGGCCGGGTCGTTTACAACGCCCGCCAAAGCTAG
- a CDS encoding formate--tetrahydrofolate ligase gives MAVKSDIDIAQASTMLPIRDIAAKLGLDDDQLEPYGRYKAKLPLRLAEKDQCKYGKLVLVSAITPTPAGEGKTTVSIGLADGLNRIGKKAMVVLREPSLGPVFGIKGGATGGGHSQLLPMEDINLHFTGDFAAIEKANNLLAALIDNNLQSKARSLNLDSRTVAWKRVMDMNDRSLRRVICGLGGLAGGVPRETGFDITAASEIMAILCLADDLPDLKRRLGDIFVGFTPHREPIHARDLNAQGAMAALLKEAIKPNLIQSLEGNPAIMHGGPFANIAQGTNSVIATRTGLCLADYVVTEAGFGFDLGGEKFLDIKCQSAGLDPCAVVLVATVRALKYHGGVELAHLGVPNAKALARGLENLTKQIENVRLFDLTPIVAINRFTSDTSEEHQVIVEHCQFMGVQAAIMDGWDQGGAGAEELAELVAATADNCNARYKPLYDWKQSVREKIEIIATRVYGAAAVEYAPGALLDLDKIRRLGLDHLPVCIAKTQGSLSDNPRLHGRPRDFVVTIREIEIAAGAGFLVPLTGNMMRMPGLPETPSAEKIDIDATGRISGLF, from the coding sequence ATGGCCGTCAAATCCGACATCGACATCGCCCAAGCCTCTACAATGCTTCCTATCCGAGATATCGCGGCCAAGCTCGGACTCGATGACGACCAACTCGAACCCTACGGACGGTACAAGGCCAAGCTGCCCTTGCGCCTGGCCGAAAAAGATCAGTGCAAATACGGCAAACTGGTTTTGGTCTCGGCCATCACCCCCACGCCGGCCGGCGAAGGCAAAACCACGGTGTCCATCGGCTTGGCCGACGGCCTGAACCGCATCGGCAAAAAGGCCATGGTCGTTCTGCGCGAGCCATCCCTGGGTCCGGTCTTTGGCATCAAGGGTGGGGCCACGGGCGGTGGCCATTCCCAACTCCTGCCCATGGAGGACATCAATCTCCATTTCACCGGTGATTTCGCGGCCATCGAAAAAGCCAACAACCTGTTGGCCGCGCTCATCGACAACAACCTTCAAAGCAAGGCGCGGTCCCTGAATCTGGACAGCCGAACCGTGGCCTGGAAACGGGTCATGGACATGAACGACCGCTCGCTCCGGCGCGTGATCTGTGGTCTGGGCGGGCTGGCGGGCGGCGTGCCACGGGAAACGGGCTTCGACATCACCGCGGCCTCGGAAATCATGGCCATTTTATGCCTGGCCGACGATCTGCCCGATCTCAAACGCCGCCTGGGCGACATCTTTGTCGGCTTCACGCCGCACCGCGAGCCCATTCATGCCCGCGACCTGAATGCCCAGGGAGCCATGGCCGCCCTGCTCAAGGAGGCCATCAAGCCCAACCTGATCCAATCCCTGGAGGGCAACCCGGCCATCATGCACGGCGGTCCCTTCGCCAACATTGCCCAAGGAACCAACAGTGTCATCGCCACCCGCACCGGCCTGTGTCTGGCCGATTACGTGGTCACCGAGGCTGGCTTCGGCTTTGATCTGGGTGGCGAAAAATTCCTGGACATCAAATGCCAATCCGCCGGCCTCGACCCGTGCGCGGTGGTGCTGGTGGCCACGGTTCGCGCCCTCAAATATCACGGCGGAGTGGAACTGGCGCATCTGGGCGTGCCCAACGCCAAGGCGTTGGCTCGCGGCCTGGAAAACCTGACCAAGCAGATTGAAAATGTACGCCTGTTCGACCTGACGCCCATCGTGGCCATCAACCGGTTCACCTCGGACACAAGCGAGGAGCATCAGGTCATCGTGGAGCATTGCCAGTTCATGGGCGTCCAGGCCGCAATCATGGACGGGTGGGACCAAGGCGGCGCGGGAGCCGAGGAATTGGCCGAATTGGTGGCGGCCACGGCGGACAATTGCAATGCGCGCTACAAACCGCTCTACGACTGGAAACAAAGCGTGCGCGAAAAAATCGAGATCATCGCCACCCGCGTCTACGGCGCGGCCGCAGTGGAGTACGCGCCCGGGGCCCTGCTCGACCTGGACAAGATCAGACGCCTTGGCCTGGATCATCTCCCGGTCTGCATCGCCAAGACCCAAGGCTCTCTTTCGGACAATCCCAGGCTGCATGGCCGTCCCCGCGACTTCGTGGTCACCATCCGCGAAATCGAAATCGCGGCCGGAGCGGGCTTTTTGGTCCCCCTGACCGGCAACATGATGCGCATGCCCGGATTGCCCGAAACACCATCGGCGGAAAAAATCGACATCGACGCCACGGGCCGGATCAGCGGCCTGTTCTAG